Genomic DNA from Anabaena sphaerica FACHB-251:
GGTGCTTCCATCGGTCACTGGCGCAAAAATATCCCTGTTTTAGCCGATGCTGGTTATCGGGTGTTTGCTTTGGATTTATTGGGTTTTGGTGGTTCGGATAAAGCAAGCATTGATTATAGCATGGAAGTGTGGGTAGAGCTATTAAAAGATTTTTATCATGCACACATTCAAACACCAGCTATATTTATTGGTAATTCCATTGGCGCACTTTTGAGTTTAATCCTGCTCACAGAACATCCTGAAATTGCGGCTGGGGGTGTATTGATTAACTCTGCGGGTGGTTTGAGTCACCGTCCCCATGAATTGAACCCAGTGCTAAGAGTTTTCATGGGGACTTTTAATAAGTTGGTGGCTAACCCAATGACAGGTAAATTCGTCTTTAACCGCATTCGCCAAAAATCGCAAATTCGCCGCACATTGTATCAAGTATACGGCGATCGCCACGCTGTGACAGATGAACTTGTTGATTTACTTTATACACCATCTTGTGATCCAGGAGCGCAACAAGTTTTTGCTTCCATCCTCACCGCACCTCCAGGACCTACCCCAGAGGAACTATTAATTAAGGTACAATATCCTCTATTAGTAATTTGGGGTGCTAATGATCCTTGGACACCAATTACCGGAGCTAAGATTTACGAAGAGGCGGGTAACAAGGGTAAAGATATCAAAATTGTACCTATTCCTGGTGCCGGTCATTGTCCCCATGATGAAGTTCCAGATGTTGTCAACGCTGCAATTATTGACTGGTTAACACAGAAAACCTGGAAGTCTGTAGGGTAAAACATATAAACCATCGGGAATTGATAATGAGTAATTGGTAATGAGTAATTGGAGAAGACCATTACTTATTACCTAATTGGCATCTCAATTTTATCTTGACAAACTCCACTTTATGTGTATTCTATGCTAGAGTTTGATGTCAATCATGGAGATGAAACGAGTAATTCTCAGAATCATTATCCAGATTTTTCCAAAGTTGGCTATCAAGTAATTCAAGAATTAGGACGAAACTCAGAAGGAGGACGTATTGCTTACTTAGCTAATGACATCAACTCTCAGCAAAAGGTAGTAATTAAAGAATTTTGTTTTGCGATTACAACTGCTGACTGGTCTGGTGTGAAAGCTTATGAACGGGAAATTGAACTTTTACAAAGATTGAATCATCCCCGCATCCCTCATTATATAGATTCTTTTGAAAAACCAGGATTTTTCTATCTAGTCCAGGAATATAAAAAAGCGCCATCTCTAGGTTTTAGACGCTGCTTTCATCCTGAAGAAATTAAACAAATTGCTTTATCAATTCTAAAAATTTTGGTTTATCTACAACAGCAATCTCCTCCGATTATTCATCGAGATATTAAACCAGAAAATATTTTAGTAGATCAGAAATTACAGGCTTATTTAGTTGATTTTGGTTTAGCAAAAACACAGGATGAAAAAACAGATTTGAGTACATTAGTTGCTGGTACACCTGGGTTTATCCCACCAGAAGAAGAATTTGGATATCCTTTAACAGCAGCTTCAGATTTATATAGTTTAGGTGCTACATTAATTTGCTTACTTACTAATACTCGTGCTGCGGATATTGGTAAATTAATTGATGATCACTATCGGGTTAATTTTCATAAATTGCTTCCTCATATCAGTCCGGGTTTTCGGTCATGGTTAAAGAAAATGGTAGAACCTAACCGCAAACAACGCTATGCAAACGCCGCTGAAGCTTTAGCAGCATTAAAGCTAATTCGGGTCATGGGTTCTGGTACAATCATAGATAATTTCTGGATAGCAATAAACCAGAGAAAGAACATGGCTATACTAGGTTTAGGTGCTATGGGAATATTATTGGGCTTGGGGACAAGTTTGATAATTTCTCAACCGGGTGATCCTGTTAATTCTAATGCTCAATTACAACCAAATATTGCAGATAATCTTCCTAAAGTGCATTTTAAATAATAACCAGAAACTCGACTTATTCAGAAAATCGAGTTTCTGAGTAGTTATGTTTCAGTAAGTAAGTGGGTGTTAAAAATTGTCGTTATGACAAGGGAACAGGGAACTCTTAACAGGGAACAGAGAAGAGGGTTTTGGTGAATTTACTTGTTGTTACATACTTCAGTTTTTTTCCACCGACTTACTTAATTGCTTGTACTTCTTCCACTGATAAACTCAAAGCTTCAGTTATTTGTTCTACACTCAAACCAATGTTTAATAATTTGGGTATAGATAAATTACATAGAGGTAATATCAGCAAAATCATATAATAATCTAATAGTTACAAAAAAGGGAACAGGGAACTCTTAACAGGGAACAGAGAAGAAACTTTAGTTCTGAGTTTAAAGCTCAGTCAAAAAAAAGATGTTTTTACAAGATGACGAGCAACGAAAAAAACAGTGTCATTATTTCAATCTCATGTTTTTAAACATGAGTTTTTCCCGTTCCCTGTTGCCCGTTCCCTGTTCCCTCTGAATTGTTTTAGCAGAAATGAACCACGAAGGACGCAAAGTACACGAAGGAAGAACAGAGGGAAGTTCTATCAGAGGGGAAAATTACCAATTAGCAGTGATACTAAATCATTGAAAATTACGTTATTATGAAAAGCTGTTTCGCAGTGTAACCTTCCTGCTGTCAATATGCCAGATCAACCAGCAACATCTTTAAACGGTCGTCTTCCCTACCCCCAGAACAGCCAGAATACTATTCGCATTCGGGGCGCTAGGCAGCATAATCTGAAAAATATTGATTTGGAATTACCCCGCGACCAGTTAATTGTGTTTACTGGTGTTTCTGGTTCGGGTAAGTCTTCTTTGGCGTTTGATACCATCTTTGCGGAAGGTCAACGGCGTTATGTGGAATCTCTGAGCGCCTACGCTCGGCAATTTCTGGGACAGTTGGATAAACCAGATGTGGAAGCAATCGAAGGTTTAAGTCCAGCGATTTCCATTGACCAAAAATCAACTTCCCATAATCCCCGTTCTACTGTAGGGACGGTGACAGAAATTTATGATTATCTGCGGTTGCTATATGGCCGCGCTGGTGAACCCCATTGTCCTCACTGCGATCGCTCTATCGCACCCCAAACCATTGACGAGATGTGCGATCGCATCCTGGCACTTCCCGACCGTACCCGTTTCCAAATTCTCGCACCTGTGGTTCGGGGCAAAAAGGGAACTCACCGCAAATTACTTTCCAGTTTAGCAGCGCAAGGATTTGTCAGAATCAGGGTAAATGGAGAGGTGCGAGAACTGTCTGATTCTATCGAATTGGATAAAAATATTACACATACTATAGAACTGGTTATTGACAGGCTAGTTAAGAAAGACGATATTCAGGAGCGTTTAGTCGATTCTCTGACTACGTGCCTTAAGCAATCTAACGGAATCGCACTAATTGATGTATTAAATAGCACATTAGATAAGGCATCGCTGGAGCGGTCTGATAGTAAGTATATAACAACTGGGGAAGAAAATCAAGGTATTTCCGCACAAGAATCACCATCAGAAATGGTGTTTTCAGAAAACTTTGCTTGTCCAGAACATGGTGCGGTAATGGAAGAATTATCACCGCGTTTGTTTTCTTTTAATTCTCCTTATGGTGCTTGTTCTCACTGTCATGGAATTGGAACTTTAAAAAGATTTTCCCCGGAGTTAGTAGTACCTAACGCCGATTCGCCTATGTATGCAGCGATCGCACCGTGGTCAGAAAAGGAAAATTCTTATTATTTGGAGTTGCTGTATAGTTTGGGACAGACTTATGGGTTTGAATTACAGACCCAGTGGGGGAAGTTGACACCAGAACAGCAGCAAATTGTTTTATATGGGGAAGACAAACGAACCGCAGAGGGGCAGAAGACGCAGAGTTTTAAGGGTGTGATTCCGATTTTGCAACGGCAATATGAGGGAGGAACGGAGTTAGTTAAACAGAAGTTGGAAGAATATTTGATAGACCAACCTTGTGAGGTTTGTGGAGGTAAAAGATTAAAGCCGGAAGCTTTAGCTGTGAAGTTGGGACAATATGGAATTTTAGATTTAACCGGCGTTTCCATTCGAGAATGTCGGGAAAGAGTTGAAAATTTAAAGTTGACTCCTCGACAAGTGCAAATTGCTGATTTGGTGTTGAGGGAAGTTAAAGCCAGATTGCAATTTTTATTAGATGTGGGTTTAGATTATCTGACGTTAGATCGTCCGGCAATGACTTTATCAGGTGGGGAAGCTCAACGCATTAGATTAGCTACTCAAATCGGTTCGGGTTTAACAGGAGTTCTTTACGTTTTGGATGAACCAAGTATAGGTTTGCATCAAAGAGATAACGGACGTTTGTTGAAAACTTTAACCAAATTACGCGACTTAGGAAATACGTTAATAGTCGTTGAACATGACGAAGAAACCATCCGCGCAGCGAATCATATAGTTGATATTGGTCCAGGTGCAGGTATTCATGGGGGACATATTATTGCTCAGGGAAATATAGAGGACTTATTAAAGGCTGAAGCTTCATTAACAGGTGCTTACCTATCAGGAAGACGAGTAATTAATACCCCAGCAAAAAGAAGAGAAGGAAATGGCAGAACTTTAACCATTAGAAATGCCCATCGTAACAACTTACAAAATATAGATGTAGAAATTCCTTTAGGTAAACTTGTTGCTGTCACCGGCGTTTCTGGTTCAGGAAAATCTACCTTAATTAATGAGTTACTTTATCCAGCCTTACAACATCATCTTTTAAAAAGAGTTCCTTTTCCAAAAGAGATTGAGGAAATTAAAGGTTTAAACTGTGTTGATAAAGCCATTGTCATCGACCAATCACCCATAGGCAGAACTCCCCGTTCCAACCCCGCAACTTACACCGGCGTTTTCGATATTATTCGTGATGTGTTTTCCCAAACCATCGAAGCCAAAACCAGAGGTTACAAACCGGGACAATTTTCATTCAACGTCAAAGGTGGCAGATGTGAAGCTTGTAGCGGACAGGGTGTGAATGTCATTGAAATGAACTTTTTACCTGACGTTTATGTACAGTGTGAAGTTTGTAAAGGTGCGAGATACAACCGAGAAACTTTACAAGTTAAATATAAGGATAAATCAATTTCTGACGTTCTCAACATGACCGTTGAGGAAGCATTAGCATTTTGTGAAAACATTCCCAAAGCAGTCACCAGATTACAAACATTAGTAGATGTAGGTTTAGGTTATGTACAGTTAGGACAACCAGCCACAACCTTATCTGGTGGAGAAGCGCAACGGGTGAAATTAGCAACAGAATTATCTCGACGTGCGACAGGGAAAACTTTGTATTTAATTGATGAACCAACCACAGGATTGTCTTTTTACGATGTGCATAAATTGTTGGATGTTTTGCAAAGATTGGTAGATAAAGGAAATTCGATTTTAGTCATTGAACATAACTTAGATGTCATTCGTTGTTCGGATTGGGTAATAGATTTAGGACCAGAAGGAGGAGACAAAGGAGGAGAAATTATTGTTGCGGGAACACCAGAAGAAGTAGCAAAAAATCAACGTTCTTATACTGGGGAATATTTAAAGCAGGTGTTGAAACAATATCCGGCAGTTGTTTAAAGACAATAAACAGCACCTATCCAAAAACTCTCTGTAACTCCTCTTCCTTCGTGGTTCGTTTTTAAATTTTAAATTCTCACGCAGAGTCGCAGAGCCGCAGAGAGGAGAAGATAATCATAAATATGATAGGGAGAATAAAAAGGTAATTTGGTTTCATGCAAAGTCGCAAAGGAAGAGAAGAAGATTATAATATAACAAATAAGAATTATCAGCAGATATGGAGCAATATTAATGATGCAAACTATGAAGTTAGAATCTCACGTTGGTAATGATGGGATGTTACACATACCTTTACCGGAAGTCAAAGATGCGGATGTAGAAGTAATTATCGTTTATCAACAAGTACAGAAACCACAAAAGCGTCAATGGTCTCCAGAATTTCTTAGCACATTTGGAGCTTGGGAAGGAGAAGTATTAGAAAGAGCGCCCCAGGAAGAACAATCGGAAAGAGAACCATTTTTATGATTTATCTGTTAGATACAAATACTTGTATTGGTTATATTAACCGTCGCAATACCTCGATCTATCAGCGTATTACTTCTTTATCTCCAGAAGAAGTAGTTATTTGTGATATTATAAAATTTGAGCTTTATTATGGGGCATATAATAGTTCTCGTACAAAAGAAAACCTAGCAACTCTACAAAAATTTTTTGCAGATTTTGTCAGTTTACCTTTTGATGGTAAAGCTGCTGCTATATGTGGAGATCTCCGCTCTCAACTCAAAAATCAGGGAACACCCATAGGAGGTTATGATTTACAAATTGGTGCGATCGCTTTAGCTAATAATTTGATATTAGTCACCCACAATACCAGGGAGTTTTCGCGTATTCCTGAATTAAAATTAGAAGACTGGGAAGGTGTCTGATAGCGTAGCGTGGCGCAAGCCATATCAGGATTTCCAGGATTTAAGGATTTTCAGGAAGTAAACATCACCTACCCAAAAACTCTCTAAAACTCTTCCTCTGTATCCTCTGTGTCTCTGCGGTTCGTTATTCTGTAAATTGTGATTTCGCGCAAAGACGCAAAGGAGCAAAGAAAAGAAAGTAAAGATTCAGAATTTAGTCTCATTTCTCTGAAAAATGCGATCGCTCTCTTTCCTTCTTCCCCTCTTCCTTCGCGCTCTTCACTCCTTCGTGGTTCAATCATTACCCACATTCAACACCAACCCCAAATTGAGCAAGACCCGACAGTGCATTGAAGTATCCCATCCTAGACATCACTCAATCTAATTGAGATAATTGACGCTTTCTAATTCTGTTGATACTATCTTCCAGCGACCATTCGATTTCCTGAGAGTATTTGTAGATACCAAGACATTATCTTTGAATGCAGGCCCACTAATTTTCTTAGTAGTCTGAGTAATTCTAACTTTTGCTTTATT
This window encodes:
- the vapC gene encoding type II toxin-antitoxin system tRNA(fMet)-specific endonuclease VapC, whose translation is MIYLLDTNTCIGYINRRNTSIYQRITSLSPEEVVICDIIKFELYYGAYNSSRTKENLATLQKFFADFVSLPFDGKAAAICGDLRSQLKNQGTPIGGYDLQIGAIALANNLILVTHNTREFSRIPELKLEDWEGV
- a CDS encoding alpha/beta fold hydrolase; this encodes MTITTQNRQIEKQVWTWQDYKIQYTVMGTGQPLVLIHGFGASIGHWRKNIPVLADAGYRVFALDLLGFGGSDKASIDYSMEVWVELLKDFYHAHIQTPAIFIGNSIGALLSLILLTEHPEIAAGGVLINSAGGLSHRPHELNPVLRVFMGTFNKLVANPMTGKFVFNRIRQKSQIRRTLYQVYGDRHAVTDELVDLLYTPSCDPGAQQVFASILTAPPGPTPEELLIKVQYPLLVIWGANDPWTPITGAKIYEEAGNKGKDIKIVPIPGAGHCPHDEVPDVVNAAIIDWLTQKTWKSVG
- a CDS encoding serine/threonine protein kinase, whose product is MLEFDVNHGDETSNSQNHYPDFSKVGYQVIQELGRNSEGGRIAYLANDINSQQKVVIKEFCFAITTADWSGVKAYEREIELLQRLNHPRIPHYIDSFEKPGFFYLVQEYKKAPSLGFRRCFHPEEIKQIALSILKILVYLQQQSPPIIHRDIKPENILVDQKLQAYLVDFGLAKTQDEKTDLSTLVAGTPGFIPPEEEFGYPLTAASDLYSLGATLICLLTNTRAADIGKLIDDHYRVNFHKLLPHISPGFRSWLKKMVEPNRKQRYANAAEALAALKLIRVMGSGTIIDNFWIAINQRKNMAILGLGAMGILLGLGTSLIISQPGDPVNSNAQLQPNIADNLPKVHFK
- the uvrA gene encoding excinuclease ABC subunit UvrA; the protein is MPDQPATSLNGRLPYPQNSQNTIRIRGARQHNLKNIDLELPRDQLIVFTGVSGSGKSSLAFDTIFAEGQRRYVESLSAYARQFLGQLDKPDVEAIEGLSPAISIDQKSTSHNPRSTVGTVTEIYDYLRLLYGRAGEPHCPHCDRSIAPQTIDEMCDRILALPDRTRFQILAPVVRGKKGTHRKLLSSLAAQGFVRIRVNGEVRELSDSIELDKNITHTIELVIDRLVKKDDIQERLVDSLTTCLKQSNGIALIDVLNSTLDKASLERSDSKYITTGEENQGISAQESPSEMVFSENFACPEHGAVMEELSPRLFSFNSPYGACSHCHGIGTLKRFSPELVVPNADSPMYAAIAPWSEKENSYYLELLYSLGQTYGFELQTQWGKLTPEQQQIVLYGEDKRTAEGQKTQSFKGVIPILQRQYEGGTELVKQKLEEYLIDQPCEVCGGKRLKPEALAVKLGQYGILDLTGVSIRECRERVENLKLTPRQVQIADLVLREVKARLQFLLDVGLDYLTLDRPAMTLSGGEAQRIRLATQIGSGLTGVLYVLDEPSIGLHQRDNGRLLKTLTKLRDLGNTLIVVEHDEETIRAANHIVDIGPGAGIHGGHIIAQGNIEDLLKAEASLTGAYLSGRRVINTPAKRREGNGRTLTIRNAHRNNLQNIDVEIPLGKLVAVTGVSGSGKSTLINELLYPALQHHLLKRVPFPKEIEEIKGLNCVDKAIVIDQSPIGRTPRSNPATYTGVFDIIRDVFSQTIEAKTRGYKPGQFSFNVKGGRCEACSGQGVNVIEMNFLPDVYVQCEVCKGARYNRETLQVKYKDKSISDVLNMTVEEALAFCENIPKAVTRLQTLVDVGLGYVQLGQPATTLSGGEAQRVKLATELSRRATGKTLYLIDEPTTGLSFYDVHKLLDVLQRLVDKGNSILVIEHNLDVIRCSDWVIDLGPEGGDKGGEIIVAGTPEEVAKNQRSYTGEYLKQVLKQYPAVV